In the genome of Photobacterium sp. TY1-4, one region contains:
- a CDS encoding TSUP family transporter — MEISIDILAMLFLVAGLAGFIDAIAGGGGLLTVPALLAAGIPPAQTLATNKLQSSFGSFSATLYFVRSGLVRLSDMRNAIICTFIGSMIGAELVQRIDAGILTSLIPGLLVAISLYFLFAPQVGQGGGTPKLSDNAFALTIGTGVGFYDGFFGPGTGSLFTVGFVAIAQLGLVEATARTKVLNFTSNIAALMFFILAGLPVWEVGLIMAVGGFLGARMGAKVAVTKGRQLIRPMVVSISMLMALKLLWEQHPQWFQ, encoded by the coding sequence ATGGAAATTTCTATCGATATTTTGGCCATGTTATTTCTGGTCGCGGGGCTGGCCGGATTTATTGATGCAATTGCCGGGGGCGGCGGTCTGTTGACTGTGCCGGCGCTGCTGGCAGCCGGGATCCCACCGGCACAGACGTTGGCCACGAACAAGCTGCAAAGCTCATTTGGGAGTTTTTCTGCCACCCTGTATTTTGTGCGCAGCGGCCTGGTGCGCCTAAGTGACATGCGTAATGCTATCATCTGCACCTTCATCGGCTCGATGATTGGGGCAGAGCTGGTCCAGCGGATTGATGCCGGGATCTTAACCAGCCTGATCCCCGGCTTGCTGGTTGCTATTTCGCTCTATTTTTTGTTCGCACCCCAGGTGGGCCAGGGGGGTGGAACGCCGAAACTCTCGGATAACGCGTTTGCCCTGACGATTGGGACCGGTGTCGGATTTTATGACGGCTTTTTCGGACCGGGTACCGGTTCGTTGTTTACCGTGGGTTTTGTCGCGATAGCACAGTTGGGTCTGGTCGAAGCGACGGCGCGGACCAAGGTGCTGAACTTCACATCTAACATTGCCGCCCTGATGTTCTTTATCCTGGCCGGGTTACCGGTTTGGGAAGTGGGACTGATCATGGCGGTCGGCGGCTTTCTGGGTGCCCGCATGGGGGCCAAAGTTGCAGTGACCAAAGGACGGCAGCTGATCCGCCCGATGGTGGTGAGCATCTCTATGCTGATGGCGCTGAAGCTGTTGTGGGAACAGCATCCGCAATGGTTTCAATAA
- the mukB gene encoding chromosome partition protein MukB, which yields MERGKYQSLTMVNWNGFFARTFDIDNLVTTLSGGNGAGKSTTMAAFITSLIPDQSLLHFRNTTEAGSSNASRDKGLHGKLKPGACYAALDVVNSKHQRILFAVKLQQVAGRDKKVDIKPFIIQGLPSQVKPTDVLVETLSENQARVRQINEVKDVVGEMEGVQFKAFNSVTDYHAQMFEFGVLPKKLRNSSDRGKFYRLIEASLYGGISSAITRSLRDYLLPQNTGVKKAFQDMEAALRENRMTLEAIKLTQNDRDLFKHLITEATNYVAADYMRHANERRKKLETTLSLRGELTGSRQQLEDQQRALKNMTGELDELTEQEGALEQDHQAASDHLQLVQTAVRQQEKIERYREDLEELTERLEEQVMVVEEAAEQLAMAEEQSLLSEEEVDSLKTQLADYQQALDMQQTRALQYQQAVQALEKARELAEDHQLLPDQAVPYLAQLKKEQETQTTALLALKHKLDMSSAAARQFDLGLEIVTTIAGAVERSGAAEKARELIAHARHLRGIADRGEQMKSQYRDLERSMRNQRQALEMAEQYAKRFAMTLDGELALAEEQARHEATLESLEQQQADLVEQRGELRRQEQQLGAEITALEAAAPAWIAASDALDKLAEQSGQELFDSQAVMAAMQQTLDKEREVSSTRDQLALRKQQLELDIERLAQPGGSDDSRLRALADTLGGCLLSEIYDDITLADAPYFSAMYGPARHAIVVPDLKGIKEKLVALDDCPDDLYIIEGDADSFDDSGFDVDELELAVCVHLNDRQLRYSRFPKVPLFGRAAREQRLEQLRDEREQVVEEHAKAAFDAQKLQRLYQSFNSFVATHMGVAFNADPEAALKVARDQRNQIQRQLSETAAQEQQQRSQLAAAREGLTLLGKLSPLVSLLEDDTLVARFEEVEQQLSQLDEACNYLDRHGKAIAELEGLVSVLDADPEQFDALQAAYEQADHQLQALKTKIFTVADLVERRHHFSYADSVELLSKSSELNEQLKAKLVAAERERNRHREALKQSRAQANQYNQLLASLKSSHQAKLETVQEFERELQELGVRADVEAEARARLRRDELNERLHSSRSRRSQLEKAITSVELELKGLVKRLRKVGKEYQDIRKLVVAAKAGWCAVLRLARESDVERRLHRREMAYMSADELRSLSDKSLGALRLAVSDNDDLRDALRASEDVSRPERKVLFYIAVYQHLRERIRHDIIRTDDPVEAIEEMEVELARLSDELSAREQRLAISSDSVANIIRKTIQREQNRIRMLNQGLQNIGFGQVKGVRLNVKVRETHESLLSGLAEQQDQHQDLFGNQRLSFSEAMAKLFQRLNPHIDMGQRSPQIMGEELLDYRNYLELSIEVNRGTDGWLQAESGALSTGEAIGTGQAILLMVVQSWEEESRRLRGKDIIPCRLLFLDEAARLDAKSIATLFELCERLDMQLLIAAPENISPEKGTTYKLVRKIFKDREHVHVVGLRGFGQEPKAPVTFQDALALASEPA from the coding sequence ATGGAACGCGGTAAGTATCAATCGCTGACAATGGTCAACTGGAACGGCTTTTTTGCCCGGACCTTTGACATTGATAACCTGGTGACCACCCTGTCTGGGGGCAACGGGGCCGGGAAATCGACCACCATGGCGGCCTTCATTACCTCGCTGATCCCGGATCAGAGCCTGCTGCACTTCCGCAATACCACGGAAGCGGGCAGCTCCAATGCCTCGCGCGACAAAGGTCTGCACGGCAAACTGAAGCCGGGCGCCTGTTATGCGGCGCTGGATGTGGTGAACTCGAAACACCAGCGCATCCTGTTTGCGGTGAAGCTGCAACAGGTCGCGGGCCGGGACAAGAAAGTCGATATCAAGCCGTTTATCATTCAGGGTTTGCCGTCACAGGTGAAGCCGACGGATGTGCTGGTCGAAACCCTGTCTGAAAATCAGGCGCGGGTTCGCCAGATCAACGAAGTTAAAGATGTCGTGGGCGAGATGGAAGGCGTGCAGTTCAAAGCCTTCAACTCCGTCACCGACTACCATGCGCAGATGTTTGAATTCGGCGTGTTGCCGAAAAAGTTGCGCAACAGCAGCGATCGGGGCAAGTTCTACCGCCTGATCGAAGCCTCGCTGTACGGCGGGATCTCCAGCGCCATCACCCGTTCGCTGCGCGACTATCTGTTGCCGCAGAATACCGGGGTGAAAAAAGCCTTCCAGGATATGGAAGCAGCCCTGCGCGAAAACCGCATGACCCTGGAAGCGATCAAGCTGACCCAGAACGATCGGGATCTGTTTAAGCACCTGATCACCGAAGCGACCAACTATGTGGCCGCCGACTACATGCGCCACGCCAATGAGCGTCGCAAGAAGTTGGAAACCACCCTGAGTCTGCGCGGCGAGCTGACCGGGTCGCGTCAGCAGCTGGAAGACCAGCAGCGCGCGCTGAAAAACATGACCGGTGAGCTTGACGAGCTGACCGAGCAGGAAGGGGCGCTGGAGCAGGATCATCAGGCGGCCTCGGATCACCTGCAACTGGTTCAGACGGCGGTGCGTCAGCAGGAGAAAATCGAGCGTTATCGAGAAGATCTCGAAGAGCTGACCGAGCGCCTGGAAGAGCAGGTGATGGTGGTCGAAGAGGCTGCCGAGCAGCTGGCGATGGCTGAAGAGCAGTCGCTGCTGAGCGAAGAAGAAGTCGACAGCCTGAAAACCCAGCTGGCCGATTACCAGCAGGCGCTGGACATGCAGCAAACCCGTGCCCTGCAATACCAGCAGGCCGTTCAGGCGCTGGAAAAAGCCCGTGAGCTGGCTGAGGATCACCAGCTGCTGCCAGATCAGGCGGTGCCGTATCTGGCCCAGCTGAAAAAAGAGCAGGAAACCCAGACCACGGCGCTGCTGGCGTTGAAGCATAAGCTGGACATGTCTTCGGCGGCGGCCCGTCAGTTCGATTTGGGCCTGGAGATTGTCACCACCATTGCCGGTGCTGTTGAGCGCTCGGGCGCTGCGGAGAAAGCCCGTGAGTTGATTGCCCATGCCCGCCATTTGCGTGGGATTGCCGATCGGGGTGAGCAGATGAAATCTCAGTACCGCGATCTGGAGCGCAGCATGCGTAACCAGCGTCAGGCGCTGGAGATGGCCGAGCAATATGCCAAACGCTTTGCAATGACCCTGGATGGCGAGCTGGCGCTGGCAGAAGAGCAGGCCCGTCACGAGGCCACGCTGGAAAGTCTGGAACAGCAACAGGCCGATTTGGTTGAGCAGCGCGGTGAACTGCGCCGTCAGGAGCAGCAACTGGGCGCGGAAATCACTGCGCTGGAAGCCGCTGCGCCAGCCTGGATTGCAGCCTCAGATGCGCTGGACAAACTGGCCGAGCAGTCGGGACAGGAGCTGTTTGACAGTCAGGCGGTGATGGCCGCCATGCAGCAGACACTGGACAAAGAGCGCGAGGTATCTTCCACGCGGGATCAACTGGCGCTGCGCAAACAGCAACTGGAGCTGGATATTGAGCGTCTGGCACAGCCGGGCGGCAGCGATGATTCGCGTCTGCGCGCGCTGGCCGACACGCTGGGCGGCTGCCTGCTGTCTGAAATTTATGATGACATCACCCTCGCCGATGCGCCGTATTTCAGCGCCATGTACGGCCCGGCCCGTCACGCGATTGTGGTGCCGGACCTGAAAGGGATCAAAGAGAAACTGGTGGCGTTGGACGACTGTCCGGACGATCTCTACATCATTGAAGGCGACGCGGATTCGTTTGATGACAGCGGCTTTGACGTGGATGAGCTGGAGCTGGCGGTTTGCGTGCATCTCAACGATCGCCAGCTGCGTTACTCGCGTTTCCCGAAAGTACCGTTGTTCGGCCGTGCGGCCCGTGAACAGCGCCTGGAGCAGCTGCGCGATGAACGTGAGCAGGTGGTGGAAGAGCACGCCAAGGCGGCGTTCGATGCCCAGAAACTGCAGCGTTTGTATCAGAGCTTCAACAGCTTTGTTGCGACCCATATGGGTGTGGCATTCAATGCCGATCCGGAAGCCGCGCTGAAAGTTGCCCGCGACCAGCGCAATCAGATCCAGCGTCAGCTTTCTGAAACTGCGGCGCAAGAGCAGCAACAGCGTAGCCAACTGGCGGCAGCCCGTGAAGGCCTGACCCTGCTGGGTAAACTGAGCCCGCTGGTCAGCCTGCTGGAAGATGACACCTTGGTGGCGCGCTTTGAAGAAGTCGAGCAGCAGCTGTCGCAGTTGGATGAAGCGTGCAACTACCTGGATCGTCACGGCAAGGCCATTGCCGAGCTGGAAGGGCTGGTGTCGGTGCTGGATGCCGATCCGGAGCAGTTTGATGCCTTGCAGGCTGCGTATGAGCAGGCCGACCATCAGCTTCAGGCGCTGAAGACCAAAATCTTTACCGTCGCCGATCTGGTGGAGCGTCGTCATCACTTCAGCTATGCCGATTCGGTCGAGCTGCTGAGTAAGAGCTCGGAGCTGAATGAGCAATTGAAAGCCAAGCTGGTCGCTGCCGAGCGCGAGCGTAATCGCCACCGGGAAGCACTGAAGCAGAGCCGTGCGCAGGCCAACCAGTACAACCAGCTGCTGGCCTCGCTGAAAAGTTCGCATCAGGCCAAGCTGGAAACCGTGCAGGAATTTGAGCGGGAGCTGCAAGAGCTGGGTGTGCGCGCCGATGTGGAAGCCGAAGCGCGCGCCCGTCTGCGCCGTGACGAACTGAATGAGCGTCTGCATAGCTCCCGTAGCCGTCGCAGCCAGCTGGAAAAAGCGATCACTTCGGTGGAGCTGGAGCTGAAGGGGCTGGTGAAACGTCTGCGTAAAGTGGGCAAAGAGTATCAGGATATCCGCAAGCTGGTCGTGGCCGCGAAAGCCGGCTGGTGTGCCGTCCTGCGTCTGGCGCGCGAGAGCGATGTCGAGCGCCGTCTGCACCGCCGTGAGATGGCCTACATGTCGGCCGACGAGCTGCGTTCGCTGTCGGATAAATCCCTGGGTGCGCTGCGCCTGGCGGTCTCGGATAACGACGATCTGCGCGATGCGCTGCGGGCCTCGGAAGATGTCTCGCGACCGGAGCGTAAAGTGCTGTTCTACATTGCCGTGTATCAGCACCTGCGTGAGCGGATCCGCCACGACATTATTCGGACCGATGATCCGGTTGAAGCGATCGAAGAGATGGAAGTGGAGCTGGCCCGCCTGAGCGATGAGCTGTCTGCGCGTGAGCAGCGACTGGCCATCAGCTCGGATTCGGTTGCCAATATCATCCGCAAGACCATTCAGCGCGAGCAGAACCGGATCCGGATGCTGAACCAGGGACTGCAAAACATCGGCTTTGGCCAGGTGAAAGGCGTGCGCCTGAACGTGAAAGTGCGTGAAACCCACGAATCACTACTCAGTGGTCTGGCAGAGCAGCAGGACCAGCATCAGGATCTGTTCGGCAACCAGCGTCTGTCGTTCTCCGAAGCGATGGCCAAACTGTTCCAGCGATTGAATCCGCATATCGATATGGGTCAGCGTTCGCCGCAGATCATGGGTGAAGAGTTGCTGGATTACCGCAACTACCTGGAGCTGAGCATTGAGGTCAACCGGGGGACGGATGGCTGGCTACAGGCGGAATCGGGTGCGTTGTCGACCGGTGAGGCCATTGGTACCGGTCAGGCGATCCTGCTGATGGTGGTGCAGAGCTGGGAAGAAGAGTCCCGTCGTCTGCGTGGCAAGGACATTATTCCGTGTCGCCTGCTGTTCCTCGATGAGGCGGCGCGTCTGGATGCCAAGTCAATTGCTACCTTGTTTGAGCTGTGTGAACGTCTGGATATGCAGCTGTTGATCGCGGCGCCGGAGAACATCAGTCCGGAGAAAGGGACCACCTACAAGCTGGTGCGTAAGATCTTCAAGGATCGCGAGCACGTGCATGTGGTTGGCCTGCGTGGTTTCGGTCAGGAGCCGAAAGCCCCGGTGACGTTCCAGGACGCGCTGGCGCTGGCATCAGAGCCAGCCTAA
- a CDS encoding periplasmic nitrate reductase, NapE protein — MKSSSAAEQQEAARYEWLSFLFIIIFLFPILSVLIVGGYGFAVWAMQILFTGPPGHG; from the coding sequence ATGAAATCCTCTTCCGCTGCAGAGCAACAGGAAGCTGCCAGATACGAATGGCTTTCTTTCCTGTTTATCATCATTTTTCTGTTTCCTATTCTCTCCGTGCTGATTGTCGGCGGGTATGGCTTTGCCGTCTGGGCGATGCAGATCCTGTTCACCGGTCCTCCCGGCCACGGCTGA
- a CDS encoding tetratricopeptide repeat protein: protein MPAVMNLKNVIFGAMLGLAVTGYGTAQASNTTSPANHLLSTLNYVELEAEQGDKNMQLFLGRAYLEGTNGLEADPLKGMYWLEKASVDMPEVKTMIGDLFKAGQLLPKNNDLAVRWYTEAAKEGDIAAMVELGAYYASGATGSVDCGNAIKWFNKAANGGSLDSKRNLVWLYATCADERMRDGARALKLAKQVLKRDGTGDAGDYDNLAAAYAACGEFRRAVEAQEVAMDKLEDTQGQRYAKFEKRLKLYRQNQTIFTASL from the coding sequence ATGCCTGCAGTAATGAACCTCAAGAACGTTATTTTTGGTGCAATGCTTGGCCTCGCAGTCACTGGCTATGGAACGGCCCAGGCTTCAAATACCACATCCCCGGCGAACCACCTGCTGTCGACCCTGAACTATGTTGAGCTGGAAGCGGAGCAGGGTGACAAGAATATGCAGCTGTTTCTGGGGCGCGCGTATCTGGAAGGCACAAATGGTTTGGAAGCTGATCCGCTGAAAGGCATGTACTGGCTGGAAAAAGCGTCCGTCGATATGCCGGAAGTGAAAACCATGATCGGCGATCTGTTCAAAGCGGGCCAATTGCTGCCGAAGAACAATGATCTGGCTGTGCGCTGGTACACGGAAGCGGCAAAAGAAGGTGATATTGCCGCCATGGTCGAGCTGGGCGCCTATTATGCTTCGGGCGCGACCGGCTCGGTTGACTGCGGCAATGCAATTAAATGGTTCAACAAGGCGGCTAACGGTGGCTCGCTGGATTCCAAGCGCAACCTGGTCTGGCTGTATGCGACGTGCGCCGATGAGCGGATGCGTGATGGTGCGCGGGCGCTGAAACTGGCCAAGCAGGTCCTGAAACGCGACGGCACGGGCGATGCGGGTGATTACGATAACTTAGCGGCTGCGTACGCTGCCTGCGGCGAGTTCCGCCGCGCCGTTGAAGCGCAGGAAGTGGCGATGGATAAGCTGGAAGATACCCAGGGTCAGCGTTATGCCAAGTTTGAAAAACGCCTGAAGCTGTACCGTCAGAACCAAACGATTTTTACTGCCTCACTGTAA
- a CDS encoding group II truncated hemoglobin, whose amino-acid sequence MKQEQKQLSEDIKPTAPVYGVGDSTLRAAGGEAGVRKLVEAFYAYMDTLPEAAGIRAMHDADLSESRDKLTTFLIGWMGGPSNYAEKYGSINIPGAHRHLAIGLAEKEAWLLCMQRALDEQGYDEVFKRYIMVQLSFPAEMCRNR is encoded by the coding sequence ATGAAACAAGAGCAGAAACAATTGAGCGAAGATATCAAACCGACGGCCCCTGTGTATGGCGTCGGGGACAGTACATTGCGCGCCGCCGGTGGGGAAGCCGGGGTCAGGAAACTGGTTGAGGCATTTTACGCCTATATGGACACCTTACCGGAAGCGGCGGGGATCCGGGCCATGCATGATGCGGACTTGTCTGAGTCCCGTGACAAACTGACGACGTTTCTGATCGGTTGGATGGGTGGGCCGTCCAATTATGCCGAAAAGTACGGCAGCATCAATATTCCCGGCGCTCATCGCCATCTGGCAATTGGGCTGGCGGAAAAGGAAGCCTGGCTGCTGTGTATGCAAAGAGCCTTAGACGAGCAGGGCTATGACGAGGTCTTCAAGCGCTACATCATGGTGCAGCTCTCGTTCCCGGCAGAAATGTGCCGCAATCGCTGA
- the torA gene encoding trimethylamine-N-oxide reductase TorA encodes MFVTRRHFLKGLVTTASVASVIGPGLLAQAAESSSPYAAAAEGTWKVSGSHWGAFRARIYNGKVVEIKPLERDKYPSDMINGILGVIYNPSRVRYPMVRLEWLKKHKYSGDTRGNNRFVRVTWDEALDLFYQELERIQKDYGPWALHAGMTGWRQTGQFHSCGNHMQRAVGMHGNFMTKVGDYSTGAGQTILPYVLGSTEVYAQGTSWPDILANSKTIVFWANDPLKNTQVGWQCETHDSYRYYAQLKDKVASRAIRVICIDPVRSKTLNYLDCEHFYVNPQTDVAFMLALAHTLYQEALYDKAFLSTYALGFDDFIPYVVGEGKDQVEKSPEWAEPICGVKADTIRQLARDLAGGRTQLIFGWAIQRQQHGEQPYWMGAVLAAMLGQIGLPGGGVSYSHHYSGVGIPPTGASGPGGFPRNLDQGKKPKWDNDDFNGYSSSIPVARWLDAILEPGKTINYNGNQVKLPDTKMLVVSGCNPWHHHQDHNRMKLAFQKLQTVVTIDFAWNATCRFSDIVLPACTQFERNDLDLYGAYAATGILAMHKLVDPLYQSKTDFEIFTELCRRFDRHKEFTRDMDEMTWLKQLYQECREANKATFPMPEFDAFWADGLVDFGEGRNFIRHADFRADPEISPLGTPSGFIEIFSRKIDRFGYEGCQGHPMWFEKLERSHGGPMSDKYPLWLQSAHPDQRLHSQMCESEDYRATYTMQGREPVYIGPEDAKQRGIKDGDLVRVYNDRGQLLAGARISENFPPGVIRIHEGAWYGPLNEKVGALDTYGDPNTLTMDIGTSELAQACSANTVVVEVEKYSGEVPPVTAFGGPLLES; translated from the coding sequence ATGTTCGTGACCCGACGTCATTTCTTAAAAGGGCTGGTGACCACCGCCTCGGTTGCTTCGGTGATTGGTCCCGGACTGCTGGCCCAGGCCGCAGAATCATCTTCCCCCTATGCAGCCGCAGCGGAAGGAACCTGGAAAGTGTCCGGCTCGCACTGGGGGGCGTTCCGTGCCCGGATCTATAACGGCAAAGTGGTCGAAATCAAGCCGCTGGAGCGGGATAAATATCCGTCCGATATGATCAACGGTATTCTGGGGGTGATCTACAATCCGTCGCGGGTTCGTTATCCCATGGTGCGGCTCGAGTGGCTGAAAAAGCACAAATACAGTGGCGACACCCGAGGGAATAACCGGTTTGTCCGGGTGACCTGGGATGAAGCGCTGGATTTGTTTTACCAGGAGCTGGAGCGGATCCAGAAAGATTACGGCCCCTGGGCCTTGCATGCCGGGATGACGGGCTGGCGGCAAACCGGCCAGTTCCACAGTTGTGGCAACCATATGCAGCGCGCAGTGGGGATGCATGGCAATTTTATGACCAAGGTCGGGGATTACTCCACCGGGGCTGGCCAGACCATTCTGCCCTATGTGCTGGGCTCCACCGAAGTGTACGCGCAGGGCACCTCCTGGCCGGACATTCTGGCCAACAGTAAAACCATCGTGTTCTGGGCCAATGATCCGCTGAAAAATACCCAGGTCGGCTGGCAGTGTGAAACCCATGACTCATACAGGTATTACGCGCAGCTGAAAGACAAAGTCGCCTCCCGGGCGATCCGGGTGATCTGCATCGATCCGGTCCGATCAAAAACCCTGAACTACCTCGATTGTGAGCACTTCTATGTCAATCCCCAGACCGATGTCGCTTTCATGCTGGCGCTGGCCCATACCCTGTATCAAGAAGCACTGTACGATAAGGCGTTTCTCAGCACCTATGCACTGGGTTTTGATGATTTCATTCCCTATGTGGTGGGTGAAGGTAAAGATCAGGTGGAGAAAAGTCCGGAGTGGGCCGAGCCGATTTGCGGCGTGAAAGCCGATACCATCCGGCAGTTGGCGCGGGATCTGGCGGGTGGCCGGACCCAGCTGATTTTTGGCTGGGCGATCCAGCGTCAGCAACACGGCGAGCAGCCGTACTGGATGGGGGCAGTCCTTGCCGCGATGCTGGGCCAGATTGGGTTGCCCGGTGGCGGGGTGTCCTATTCGCATCACTACAGCGGGGTGGGGATCCCGCCGACCGGCGCGTCGGGGCCGGGCGGCTTCCCGCGTAATCTGGATCAGGGGAAAAAACCCAAATGGGACAATGATGATTTTAATGGCTACAGCAGTAGCATACCGGTTGCGCGCTGGCTCGATGCCATTTTAGAGCCTGGAAAAACCATCAACTATAACGGCAACCAGGTGAAGTTGCCGGATACCAAGATGCTGGTGGTCAGCGGGTGCAATCCCTGGCACCACCATCAGGATCACAACCGGATGAAGCTTGCTTTTCAGAAGCTGCAAACCGTGGTGACGATTGATTTCGCCTGGAATGCCACCTGTCGTTTCTCGGATATTGTCCTGCCGGCCTGTACCCAGTTTGAGCGCAACGACTTGGATTTGTACGGTGCATATGCGGCTACCGGGATCCTGGCGATGCACAAGCTGGTGGATCCGCTGTATCAGTCCAAAACCGACTTTGAGATCTTTACCGAGCTCTGCCGCCGTTTTGACCGTCATAAAGAGTTCACCCGCGATATGGATGAAATGACCTGGCTGAAGCAGCTTTATCAGGAGTGTCGGGAAGCGAATAAAGCGACGTTTCCGATGCCGGAATTTGATGCTTTCTGGGCAGACGGGCTGGTGGATTTCGGTGAGGGCCGGAACTTTATCCGCCATGCTGATTTTCGTGCCGATCCGGAAATCAGCCCGCTTGGCACACCGTCGGGATTTATCGAGATTTTCAGCCGGAAGATTGATCGCTTCGGCTATGAGGGCTGCCAGGGCCATCCGATGTGGTTTGAAAAACTCGAACGCTCCCACGGCGGACCGATGTCAGACAAGTATCCGCTCTGGTTGCAGTCAGCCCATCCGGATCAACGGCTGCACTCACAAATGTGTGAATCGGAAGACTACCGGGCCACCTACACCATGCAGGGACGAGAGCCGGTCTATATCGGCCCGGAAGATGCCAAGCAGCGGGGGATCAAAGACGGGGACCTGGTCCGGGTCTATAACGATCGCGGACAGTTGCTGGCCGGTGCCCGAATTTCTGAGAACTTCCCGCCCGGGGTGATCCGGATCCATGAAGGGGCCTGGTACGGGCCGTTGAATGAGAAAGTCGGGGCACTGGATACTTACGGCGATCCGAATACCCTGACCATGGACATCGGGACCTCAGAGCTGGCACAGGCCTGCAGCGCCAACACTGTGGTGGTGGAGGTGGAGAAATACAGCGGAGAAGTGCCGCCGGTGACCGCGTTTGGCGGTCCGTTGCTGGAGAGTTGA
- the torC gene encoding pentaheme c-type cytochrome TorC codes for MKRVLKAVWRTLWRPAMHISLGVLSLGGFIAGIIFWGGFNTTLELTNTEKFCISCHEMRDNVYEELQATVHWSNHSGVRATCPDCHVPHNWTDKIARKMQASKEVFGAIFGTINTREKFLEKRLELANHEWKRFAANGSLECKNCHNYDSMKWDQMSDLARMQMQQAAERDQSCLDCHKGIAHELPAHMESSGGMIAELVQQASHTSFSEGENYFSVRYLPMFEDEAMTQDGGELNPASEVKVVAVTDRAIQVEISGWRKTKGFGRVINEDFGLNIPTAALSKAVAQNDSLVQGFEEKEDDLTGLVWQRVAVQLWMAKESLMDDVDQIWAAAKPAYQTNCSVCHTQPDEAHFDANTWPGMFNGMLAFVNLDRDSEALVLKYLQKHASDFTEGHH; via the coding sequence ATGAAGCGTGTCCTGAAAGCGGTGTGGCGTACGTTATGGCGTCCGGCAATGCATATCAGCTTAGGGGTGTTGAGCCTGGGCGGGTTTATTGCCGGGATTATTTTCTGGGGCGGGTTTAATACCACACTGGAGCTGACCAATACGGAAAAGTTCTGCATCAGTTGTCATGAAATGCGGGACAACGTCTACGAGGAGTTGCAGGCGACCGTGCACTGGTCGAATCATTCCGGGGTTCGGGCCACCTGTCCCGACTGTCATGTCCCCCACAACTGGACCGATAAAATTGCCCGCAAAATGCAGGCCAGTAAGGAAGTATTCGGCGCAATTTTCGGCACCATCAATACCCGTGAGAAGTTTCTCGAGAAGCGGCTGGAACTGGCCAATCATGAATGGAAGCGCTTTGCCGCCAACGGCTCGCTGGAGTGTAAGAACTGCCACAATTACGACAGTATGAAATGGGACCAGATGTCAGATTTAGCCCGGATGCAGATGCAGCAGGCCGCCGAGCGGGATCAGAGTTGTCTCGATTGCCATAAGGGGATTGCCCACGAGTTGCCTGCCCATATGGAAAGCTCCGGCGGCATGATTGCCGAGCTGGTGCAGCAAGCCAGCCACACCAGCTTCAGTGAAGGTGAAAACTACTTCAGTGTCCGTTACCTGCCGATGTTTGAAGACGAAGCCATGACCCAGGACGGGGGAGAGCTGAATCCGGCTTCTGAAGTGAAGGTGGTTGCGGTGACAGACCGTGCCATTCAGGTTGAGATCAGCGGCTGGCGCAAAACCAAAGGGTTCGGCCGGGTGATCAACGAAGACTTCGGCCTCAATATTCCGACGGCAGCGCTGAGTAAGGCCGTGGCGCAAAACGACAGCTTAGTGCAGGGCTTTGAAGAAAAAGAAGATGATTTGACCGGTTTGGTGTGGCAGCGGGTGGCCGTGCAACTCTGGATGGCGAAGGAATCGCTGATGGACGATGTAGATCAAATCTGGGCGGCGGCGAAACCGGCGTATCAAACCAACTGTAGTGTCTGTCATACCCAGCCGGATGAAGCGCATTTTGATGCCAATACCTGGCCCGGCATGTTCAACGGCATGCTGGCGTTCGTCAACCTGGACCGTGACAGTGAAGCTCTGGTACTGAAATATCTGCAAAAACACGCCTCTGATTTTACCGAGGGCCATCATTAA